In Arsenicicoccus sp. oral taxon 190, the following are encoded in one genomic region:
- a CDS encoding FtsX-like permease family protein, with product MTATLTPTRGSNAAGGGPRRDPEQASRRDEWLAGWRVALRLAARDAWTHPGRSALVLVMIALPVLLMVAALTVYATKDLDDREAEQVHFGAGQGVVTTVTSEALEPDPRGQTGYSCGGPGPCARQPATPLPGLPAPAAVEAARSADLETAVGRLLGAHLVTVASYTTQVRVGEETRPVQTLAIDGREPVTRGKADLVSGRWPASADEVVVTEAGLAKGLPATGTITVTEQATDAPQQGGRERVLQVVGVGVGRLYDPPAEAELIRLPDRTGTGWQGALVDRATPLTWAEVQAASRHGVALTSRQVLRDPPPVTDGIGRGATGSGASGTQTLTLVALLAAALLVESTLLAGPAFAVIAQRQRRTLALAAANGATRAQLRRTVLGQAVVLGGVSSAVAAVLGVAAGAVGVWGYRRWSPTALFGPFDVPWAAVAIVVGCAVVAAVVAALLPARGLAQLDVVSALRGQVAPRRMRRSVPVVGLVLAAAGAVGVFAVVAYLWAHPGAETWIAILLILTVVALVVGALMAVPAIVALVGRLGGHLPVAARMATRDAARQRGRATPTVAAIMAGSILLGAMTIGFASVAERQRLDYRPHAPDGWLWSHVADRATPDLIRAAIPGAVVHAEARAEGPDSAPVDAPPTWRPPAISRALVATVPGCSPTDLLGGDRVDACPSLGIGFWGPGGQVLALDDAALRDLVQVTAEQRSVLDRGGVLVSDARLATTGTITWVTGGLKEAEGPTAGAWVGDSARRQTPVSALTHEQSGRLGVEAFSGRGVMTTAGVQGLGAVVRQGALVAHGPGGEAVTQEQRDAVVKAMVGTVMPEASMFDGALEVERGYTDQYAKLAWLMLGTVTLLILVATTTATALSMGEAQRDLDTLAAIGSTGRLRRGIAAAQAATLALIGTALGLAVGAAPGIAFSREATRGAVPGGTEPVTTLVLPWGVWAVAVLAIPALAALLAALVVRSNPVLTRRTT from the coding sequence ATGACCGCCACCCTCACCCCCACCAGGGGCAGCAACGCCGCCGGCGGTGGCCCCCGCCGCGACCCCGAGCAGGCCTCCCGGCGAGACGAGTGGCTCGCCGGCTGGCGCGTGGCCCTGCGCCTCGCCGCCCGCGACGCGTGGACCCACCCGGGCCGCAGCGCCCTCGTGCTGGTGATGATCGCCCTCCCGGTCCTGCTCATGGTGGCTGCGCTGACGGTCTACGCCACCAAGGACCTCGACGACCGCGAGGCGGAGCAGGTGCACTTCGGGGCCGGGCAGGGCGTCGTCACCACCGTCACCTCCGAGGCGCTGGAGCCCGACCCCCGGGGGCAGACGGGCTACAGCTGCGGTGGGCCGGGACCCTGCGCTCGCCAGCCGGCCACGCCCCTGCCCGGCCTGCCCGCACCGGCGGCCGTCGAGGCCGCCCGCAGCGCCGACCTCGAGACCGCCGTCGGTCGCCTCCTCGGCGCCCACCTGGTCACGGTCGCGAGCTACACGACCCAGGTCCGCGTCGGCGAGGAGACCCGCCCCGTGCAGACCCTCGCGATCGACGGCCGCGAGCCCGTCACCCGCGGCAAGGCCGACCTGGTGAGCGGCCGCTGGCCGGCCTCGGCCGACGAGGTCGTGGTCACCGAGGCCGGCCTGGCCAAGGGCCTGCCCGCGACCGGCACGATCACCGTGACCGAGCAGGCCACGGACGCCCCGCAGCAGGGGGGCCGCGAGCGCGTCCTGCAGGTCGTGGGGGTCGGCGTCGGGCGTCTCTACGACCCTCCCGCCGAGGCCGAGCTGATCCGGCTGCCCGACCGCACCGGCACCGGGTGGCAGGGGGCGCTCGTCGACCGCGCGACCCCCCTCACCTGGGCGGAGGTGCAGGCGGCGAGCAGGCACGGCGTCGCCCTCACGTCGCGGCAGGTCCTGCGCGACCCGCCACCGGTCACGGACGGCATCGGTCGGGGCGCCACCGGCTCGGGCGCCTCCGGCACCCAGACCCTCACGCTGGTCGCGCTCCTCGCGGCCGCCCTGCTCGTCGAGTCGACCCTGCTCGCCGGGCCGGCCTTCGCGGTCATCGCGCAGCGGCAACGACGCACCCTCGCCCTCGCGGCCGCCAACGGCGCGACCCGCGCCCAGCTGCGACGCACCGTCCTCGGCCAGGCCGTGGTGCTGGGCGGGGTGTCCTCCGCCGTGGCGGCGGTGCTGGGCGTCGCGGCGGGCGCCGTCGGGGTGTGGGGCTACCGACGGTGGTCCCCGACGGCCCTGTTCGGACCCTTCGACGTGCCGTGGGCCGCCGTCGCGATCGTGGTCGGGTGCGCCGTCGTCGCGGCCGTCGTCGCGGCCCTGCTGCCGGCGCGCGGGCTCGCCCAGCTCGACGTCGTGTCCGCGCTGCGCGGCCAGGTCGCGCCACGGCGGATGCGGCGCTCGGTGCCGGTCGTCGGGCTGGTCCTGGCGGCGGCCGGCGCGGTCGGCGTCTTCGCGGTCGTGGCCTACCTCTGGGCCCACCCCGGCGCCGAGACCTGGATCGCCATCCTGCTCATCCTGACCGTCGTCGCCCTCGTCGTGGGCGCCCTGATGGCCGTGCCGGCCATCGTGGCCCTCGTCGGCCGCCTCGGCGGGCACCTCCCCGTCGCGGCCCGTATGGCGACCCGCGACGCCGCCCGCCAGCGTGGTCGGGCGACGCCGACGGTGGCGGCCATCATGGCCGGGAGCATCCTGCTCGGGGCGATGACGATCGGCTTCGCGTCCGTCGCGGAGCGACAGCGGCTGGACTACCGGCCCCACGCCCCTGACGGCTGGCTGTGGTCCCATGTGGCCGACCGCGCGACCCCGGACCTGATCCGCGCCGCGATCCCCGGTGCCGTCGTCCACGCCGAGGCCCGGGCCGAGGGGCCGGACTCCGCGCCGGTCGACGCGCCACCGACGTGGCGTCCCCCGGCGATCAGCCGCGCGCTCGTCGCCACCGTCCCCGGCTGCAGCCCGACCGACCTGCTCGGCGGCGACCGGGTCGACGCGTGCCCGTCGCTCGGCATCGGCTTCTGGGGCCCCGGGGGGCAGGTCCTCGCCCTCGACGACGCCGCCCTGCGCGACCTCGTGCAGGTCACGGCCGAGCAGCGGTCCGTCCTGGACCGCGGTGGCGTCCTCGTCTCGGACGCCCGACTGGCCACCACGGGCACGATCACCTGGGTCACGGGCGGCCTCAAGGAGGCCGAAGGGCCCACCGCCGGAGCCTGGGTGGGCGACAGCGCCCGACGTCAGACGCCCGTGTCGGCCCTGACCCACGAGCAGTCGGGACGTCTCGGGGTGGAGGCGTTCTCCGGCAGGGGGGTGATGACCACCGCCGGCGTCCAGGGCCTCGGAGCCGTCGTGCGCCAGGGGGCCCTCGTGGCTCACGGACCCGGTGGCGAGGCCGTCACGCAGGAGCAGCGCGACGCGGTCGTCAAGGCCATGGTCGGCACAGTCATGCCGGAGGCCTCGATGTTCGACGGGGCCCTCGAGGTGGAGCGGGGCTACACCGACCAGTACGCCAAGCTCGCCTGGCTCATGCTCGGCACCGTCACCCTGCTGATCCTCGTCGCCACCACCACCGCCACCGCCCTGTCCATGGGTGAGGCGCAGCGCGACCTCGACACCCTCGCGGCCATCGGGTCCACCGGGCGTCTGCGCCGTGGCATCGCCGCGGCCCAGGCCGCCACGCTGGCCCTCATCGGGACCGCCCTCGGCCTCGCCGTCGGGGCCGCCCCCGGCATCGCCTTCTCCCGCGAGGCCACGCGCGGTGCCGTGCCGGGCGGGACCGAGCCCGTCACCACGCTGGTGCTCCCCTGGGGCGTGTGGGCGGTGGCGGTTCTCGCCATACCGGCGCTGGCCGCGTTGCTCGCCGCGCTCGTGGTGCGCAGCAACCCCGTCCTGACGCGCAGGACCACCTGA
- a CDS encoding ABC transporter ATP-binding protein: MTVLELDHVHRTHGTGDTAVHALQGVTLTIEAGELVAVMGPSGSGKSTLLNLAGALDRPTTGRVVIEGVDITVLRPDALARLRRRSVGFVFQDFNLISSLTAAENVALPLELDGARPRTARRQAHAALEEVGIRDLADRYPDQMSGGQQQRVAICRALVGDRRLVLADEPTGALDSVTGEAILEILRRRCDQGAAGLLVTHEARHAAWADRVVFLRDGIIVDTTGTPERAESLLGAEA, from the coding sequence ATGACCGTCCTCGAGCTCGATCACGTCCACCGCACCCACGGCACCGGCGACACCGCCGTCCATGCCCTGCAGGGGGTGACCCTGACGATCGAGGCCGGCGAGCTGGTGGCCGTCATGGGCCCCTCCGGGTCGGGCAAGTCGACGCTGCTCAACCTTGCCGGTGCGCTCGACCGACCGACGACCGGGCGCGTCGTCATCGAGGGCGTGGACATCACGGTCCTGCGCCCGGACGCCCTGGCCCGCCTGCGCCGGCGCAGCGTCGGCTTCGTCTTCCAGGACTTCAACCTCATCTCGTCGCTCACTGCCGCCGAGAACGTCGCGCTCCCGCTCGAGCTCGACGGCGCCCGCCCCCGCACCGCCCGGCGGCAGGCCCACGCGGCGCTGGAGGAGGTCGGCATCCGGGACCTGGCCGACCGCTACCCCGACCAGATGTCCGGCGGACAGCAGCAGCGCGTCGCGATCTGCCGCGCGCTCGTCGGCGACCGCCGGCTGGTCCTCGCCGACGAGCCCACGGGCGCCCTGGACTCGGTGACCGGCGAGGCCATCCTGGAGATCCTGCGGCGCCGCTGCGACCAGGGCGCGGCCGGCCTGCTCGTCACCCACGAGGCCCGGCACGCGGCGTGGGCGGACCGGGTCGTCTTCCTCCGCGACGGCATCATCGTCGACACCACGGGCACCCCCGAGCGGGCCGAGTCGCTGCTCGGGGCCGAGGCGTGA
- a CDS encoding HAD-IIA family hydrolase, whose product MTTHAHIESWLTDMDGVLVHEEHAIPGAAEFLAALQERGLRFQVLTNNSIYTPRDLRARLLASGIDVPEDCIWTSALATASFLAEQRPGGSAYVIGEAGLTTALYEAGYTMTQRDPDYVVLGETRTYSFEAITRAIRLVEGGARFIATNPDVSGPSVEGTLPATGSVAALITAATGRKPYYVGKPNPLMMRTALNRIEAHSEHTVMIGDRMDTDVVSGLEAGLRTILVLTGSTRPHQVELFPYRPTRVVDSIADVVPLVAERAPDVGRDEGSASAMSRVDDRTVRP is encoded by the coding sequence ATGACGACCCACGCCCACATCGAGTCCTGGCTCACCGACATGGACGGGGTGCTGGTCCACGAGGAGCACGCGATCCCCGGCGCCGCCGAGTTCCTCGCGGCGCTGCAGGAGCGCGGGCTGCGCTTCCAGGTGCTGACCAACAACTCGATCTACACCCCGCGCGACCTGCGGGCGCGGCTGCTGGCCAGCGGGATCGACGTCCCCGAGGACTGCATCTGGACCTCGGCGCTCGCGACCGCGAGCTTCCTGGCCGAGCAGCGGCCCGGGGGGTCGGCCTACGTCATCGGGGAGGCGGGGTTGACCACCGCGCTCTACGAGGCGGGCTACACGATGACCCAGCGCGACCCCGACTACGTGGTGCTGGGGGAGACGCGGACCTACTCCTTCGAGGCCATCACGCGCGCGATCCGGCTGGTCGAGGGCGGCGCGCGCTTCATCGCCACCAACCCCGACGTGAGCGGGCCGTCGGTGGAGGGCACGCTGCCGGCCACGGGGTCGGTCGCCGCGCTGATCACCGCCGCCACCGGGCGCAAGCCCTACTACGTCGGCAAGCCCAACCCGCTCATGATGCGCACCGCCCTCAACCGGATCGAGGCGCACTCCGAGCACACCGTCATGATCGGCGACCGCATGGACACCGACGTCGTGTCCGGGCTCGAGGCGGGGCTGCGCACCATCCTCGTGCTGACCGGGTCCACGCGCCCGCACCAGGTGGAGCTGTTTCCCTACCGCCCCACGCGGGTCGTCGACTCGATCGCCGACGTCGTCCCGCTGGTGGCCGAGCGCGCGCCCGACGTCGGTCGCGACGAGGGCTCCGCCTCGGCGATGAGCCGTGTGGACGACCGGACGGTGCGTCCCTGA
- a CDS encoding M18 family aminopeptidase, producing the protein MSHSFDPEVEARGLCQFIDSSPSPFHAVQSAGAMLDAAGFIELAEGDAWPQQAGRFYTIRAGSLAAWSTEHADGATTPFRVVGAHTDSPNLRIRPNPDLHRYGWDQLACEVYGGPLLNSWLDRDLGLSGRVSVRGRAGVETHLVLVDTPTLRVPQLAIHLDRGANDSLTLNPQTHVVPVWGYGGSAPAMREFMSREVGCDVDDVLAWDLMTHDLTPSTLLGHDDSLLAAPRLDNLGTSYCGTRAFVDAVDGDGPATPYVQVLVLFDHEEIGSMTERGGFSSMLPQIMERITRSLGGDRDDYQRALAATVVASGDMAHATHPSYPEKHEPNHQVALNGGPVLKVNVKGRYATDAVSAGWFRLACDQAGVPMQEFAARGDMPCGSTIGPMTAAQLGVSTIDFGAPMLSMHSARELMGAEDPAMYAAALSAFLSPQL; encoded by the coding sequence ATGAGCCACTCGTTCGACCCCGAGGTCGAGGCCCGCGGGCTGTGCCAGTTCATCGACTCCTCCCCGTCTCCCTTCCACGCGGTGCAGTCGGCCGGCGCGATGCTCGACGCCGCCGGGTTCATCGAGCTCGCCGAGGGCGACGCCTGGCCGCAGCAGGCCGGGCGCTTCTACACCATCCGCGCCGGCTCTCTGGCCGCCTGGTCCACCGAGCACGCGGACGGGGCGACCACCCCCTTCCGCGTGGTGGGGGCCCACACCGACTCGCCCAACCTGCGCATCCGTCCCAACCCTGACCTGCACCGTTACGGCTGGGACCAGCTCGCCTGCGAGGTGTATGGCGGCCCCCTGCTCAACTCCTGGCTCGATCGCGACCTGGGACTGTCCGGCCGCGTGTCCGTGCGTGGACGCGCCGGCGTCGAGACCCACCTCGTGCTCGTCGACACCCCGACCCTGCGCGTGCCGCAGCTGGCCATCCACCTGGACCGCGGCGCCAACGACAGCCTCACCCTCAACCCGCAGACCCACGTCGTCCCCGTGTGGGGGTATGGCGGGTCCGCGCCGGCGATGCGGGAGTTCATGTCCCGCGAGGTCGGCTGCGACGTCGACGACGTCCTCGCGTGGGACCTCATGACCCACGACCTCACCCCGTCGACCCTGCTCGGGCACGACGACTCCCTGCTGGCCGCGCCCCGCCTGGACAACCTCGGCACCAGCTACTGCGGGACCCGGGCGTTCGTCGACGCGGTGGACGGCGACGGGCCGGCGACGCCATACGTGCAGGTGCTGGTGCTCTTCGACCACGAGGAGATCGGCTCTATGACCGAGCGAGGGGGGTTCTCCTCGATGCTGCCGCAGATCATGGAGCGCATCACGCGATCGCTCGGCGGCGACCGGGACGACTACCAGCGGGCGCTCGCCGCGACGGTCGTCGCCTCCGGCGACATGGCGCACGCCACGCACCCCAGCTATCCCGAGAAGCACGAGCCCAACCACCAGGTCGCCCTCAACGGCGGCCCGGTGCTCAAGGTCAACGTCAAGGGCCGCTACGCCACGGACGCGGTGTCGGCCGGCTGGTTCCGGCTGGCGTGCGACCAGGCGGGGGTGCCGATGCAGGAGTTCGCGGCGCGCGGGGACATGCCGTGCGGCTCGACCATCGGCCCGATGACGGCGGCCCAGCTCGGGGTGTCGACGATCGACTTCGGGGCGCCGATGCTGTCGATGCACTCGGCCCGCGAGCTGATGGGCGCCGAGGACCCCGCGATGTATGCCGCCGCCCTGTCGGCCTTCCTCTCCCCCCAGCTCTGA
- a CDS encoding NAD(P)H-quinone oxidoreductase translates to MKAITLPSFGGPEVLTVSEVPTPGIRADEVLVRVVAAGVNRADLLQRQGHYAPPAGESEIPGLEVSGIVVQVGSRVEGWREGDEVCALLAGGGYAEHVAVPAGQLLPVPAGVSLVDAAALPEVACTVWSNLVMTAGLRSGDTLLVHGGSSGIGTMATQIARSRGVRVAVTAGSAAKLERCRELGASILIDYKEQDFVEELRRATEGHGADVILDNMGAKYLPRNVAALATGGRLVIIGMQGGVKGELDIATLLRKRASVTATSLRARPRDEKAAIVAAVREHVWPLVESGQVRPVVHGRFPAREVRRAHEELDKGTHIGKVLLTV, encoded by the coding sequence ATGAAGGCCATCACCCTGCCGTCGTTCGGCGGCCCCGAGGTCCTGACCGTCTCCGAGGTCCCCACCCCCGGCATCCGCGCCGACGAGGTGCTCGTCCGGGTCGTCGCCGCCGGCGTCAACCGCGCCGACCTGCTGCAACGCCAGGGCCACTACGCGCCGCCGGCCGGCGAGTCCGAGATCCCGGGCCTCGAGGTCAGCGGCATCGTCGTGCAGGTCGGCAGCCGCGTCGAGGGGTGGCGCGAGGGCGACGAGGTCTGCGCCCTCCTCGCCGGCGGTGGGTATGCCGAGCACGTCGCCGTCCCCGCCGGTCAGCTGCTGCCCGTCCCTGCCGGGGTGAGCCTCGTCGACGCCGCCGCGCTGCCCGAGGTCGCGTGCACCGTGTGGTCCAACCTCGTCATGACCGCGGGGCTCCGCAGCGGCGACACCCTGCTCGTGCACGGCGGGTCGAGCGGCATCGGGACCATGGCGACGCAGATCGCCCGGAGCCGGGGCGTGCGGGTGGCCGTCACCGCCGGCTCCGCGGCCAAGCTCGAGCGGTGCCGGGAGCTGGGGGCCTCGATCCTGATCGACTACAAGGAGCAGGACTTCGTCGAGGAGCTGCGGCGGGCCACCGAGGGGCACGGCGCGGACGTGATCCTGGACAACATGGGCGCGAAGTACCTGCCCCGCAACGTCGCCGCCCTCGCCACCGGGGGTCGCCTCGTCATCATCGGCATGCAGGGCGGCGTCAAGGGCGAGCTCGACATCGCGACGCTGCTGCGCAAGCGGGCGAGCGTCACGGCGACCTCGCTGCGGGCCCGCCCCCGCGACGAGAAAGCCGCCATCGTGGCCGCGGTGCGCGAGCACGTCTGGCCGCTGGTCGAGTCGGGGCAGGTGCGGCCGGTGGTGCACGGGCGGTTCCCGGCGCGCGAGGTCCGGCGGGCGCACGAGGAGCTCGACAAGGGCACCCACATCGGCAAGGTGCTGCTGACCGTCTGA
- the mobA gene encoding molybdenum cofactor guanylyltransferase, which produces MTGTIQGSGVTAVVLCGGTSVRMGGTDKTSAQLGGTTVLDLLLDHLPQEWTVVCVGTERPTSRPVTWTREDPPLGGPAAGIATGAALSENPVTVVVAGDQPFAGDAAQPLVQALAAAGPGVQAVALIDDTGRLQPLLAAYDTLSLRSTFPPGTSDVSVHRTVATLRMDGITPPSTHVLLDVDTPQDLDAARAYHLG; this is translated from the coding sequence ATGACCGGCACGATCCAGGGCAGCGGCGTGACCGCCGTCGTCCTCTGCGGCGGCACCTCCGTCCGCATGGGCGGGACCGACAAGACGTCCGCCCAGCTCGGCGGGACCACCGTCCTCGACCTCCTCCTGGACCACCTGCCGCAGGAGTGGACCGTCGTCTGCGTCGGGACCGAGCGCCCGACCTCGCGGCCCGTGACCTGGACCCGCGAGGACCCGCCCCTCGGCGGACCCGCCGCCGGCATCGCCACCGGCGCCGCGCTCTCGGAGAACCCGGTCACCGTCGTCGTCGCCGGGGACCAGCCGTTCGCCGGCGACGCGGCGCAGCCTCTCGTGCAGGCGCTCGCCGCGGCGGGGCCCGGCGTCCAGGCCGTCGCCCTGATCGACGACACCGGCCGGCTGCAGCCCCTCCTCGCGGCCTACGACACCCTCTCGCTGCGGTCGACCTTCCCGCCCGGGACGAGCGACGTGTCCGTGCACCGCACCGTGGCCACCCTGCGCATGGACGGCATCACGCCCCCCTCCACGCACGTCCTGCTCGACGTCGACACCCCGCAGGACCTGGACGCCGCCCGCGCCTACCACCTGGGCTGA
- a CDS encoding IclR family transcriptional regulator produces MSRSASPAVSQAVAILRHLSRHPEPVPAAAVARDLGLPRSTAYKLLSLLADEGLVTHLPEERRYGLGVGVFELGSAYSRQAGLARVSRPVLTRLVDETTHNVHLAVLHGRDVLYVLEERAPGRPMLVTDVGVRLPSQLTASGLAMLAALPAAQVRALFPDRAAFVTRLGTGPHSLTALRSELAAVRARGFALEDGTVTEGLASVAAAVVDHGGHPVASVAITYPRQVEASVERLADAARRAAQELTRRLGGHRKEHP; encoded by the coding sequence ATGTCCCGCAGCGCCTCCCCCGCCGTGAGCCAGGCGGTCGCGATCCTGCGCCACCTCTCGCGCCACCCCGAGCCGGTGCCCGCGGCCGCCGTCGCCCGCGACCTCGGGCTGCCCCGCTCCACGGCATACAAGCTGTTGTCCCTGCTGGCCGACGAGGGGCTGGTGACGCACCTGCCGGAGGAGCGCCGCTACGGGCTCGGGGTCGGGGTGTTCGAGCTGGGCAGCGCCTACTCCCGGCAGGCCGGGCTGGCGCGGGTGTCGCGTCCCGTGCTCACGCGGCTCGTCGACGAGACGACCCACAACGTGCACCTGGCGGTGCTGCACGGCCGCGACGTGCTCTACGTCCTCGAGGAGCGCGCGCCCGGGCGGCCCATGCTGGTCACAGACGTCGGCGTCCGCCTGCCCTCCCAGCTCACCGCCTCCGGGCTCGCCATGCTGGCCGCGCTCCCCGCCGCCCAGGTGCGCGCGCTCTTCCCGGACCGGGCGGCGTTCGTGACGCGGCTGGGCACAGGCCCGCACTCCCTGACGGCCCTGCGCTCGGAGCTCGCGGCGGTGCGCGCGCGGGGCTTCGCGCTCGAGGACGGCACCGTGACAGAGGGCCTCGCGAGCGTCGCGGCGGCGGTGGTGGACCACGGCGGCCACCCGGTAGCATCCGTCGCGATCACCTATCCACGACAGGTGGAGGCCTCCGTCGAGCGCTTGGCGGACGCCGCGCGTCGAGCTGCGCAGGAGCTCACCCGCCGCCTCGGCGGACATCGCAAGGAGCATCCATGA
- the panC gene encoding pantoate--beta-alanine ligase → MRVVTTRDELARARGDLGTVGFVPTMGYLHDGHLSLVRAARRANDSVVVSIFVNPTQFDPGEDLDSYPRDLDRDLAMLEAEGVDLVWTPRVEDVYPPGSSTRVTVGGVTDVLEGARRPGHFDGVATVCTILFRAVRPTRAYFGQKDAQQTVVIRRLVRDLALGLEVCVEPIRREPDGLAMSSRNTYLSTAERAVAPVLHRALLAAQEAYAAGHRQASDLLEAAHAVLATEPAVAVEYVSLADPDTLAELDEVDPGRGPLVSLAARLGRTRLIDSLVLAPTAADLRDSSRSSGQNPKICDPREPAPADADLG, encoded by the coding sequence ATGCGCGTCGTCACCACTCGCGACGAGCTGGCCCGCGCCCGAGGCGATCTCGGGACCGTGGGGTTCGTCCCGACCATGGGATACCTGCACGACGGGCACCTCTCGCTCGTGCGAGCAGCCAGGCGCGCCAACGACTCCGTGGTGGTCTCGATCTTCGTCAACCCCACGCAGTTCGACCCCGGTGAGGACCTCGACAGCTATCCACGCGACCTCGACCGCGACCTCGCGATGCTTGAGGCCGAGGGCGTGGACCTGGTCTGGACACCCCGCGTCGAGGACGTCTATCCCCCGGGCTCGTCCACCCGCGTGACCGTCGGCGGCGTCACCGACGTCCTCGAAGGCGCCCGCCGCCCAGGGCACTTCGACGGCGTCGCGACCGTGTGCACGATCCTGTTCCGCGCGGTCCGGCCCACCCGGGCCTACTTCGGGCAGAAGGACGCCCAGCAGACCGTCGTCATCCGCCGCCTCGTCCGTGACCTGGCGCTCGGCCTCGAGGTGTGCGTCGAGCCGATCCGCCGCGAGCCCGACGGCCTGGCGATGAGCTCGCGCAACACCTATCTCTCGACGGCCGAGCGCGCCGTCGCACCCGTCCTGCACCGCGCCCTGCTCGCCGCCCAGGAGGCGTATGCCGCCGGCCACCGCCAGGCCTCGGACCTGCTCGAGGCCGCGCACGCGGTGCTCGCGACCGAGCCCGCAGTGGCGGTGGAGTACGTCAGCCTCGCCGACCCGGACACCCTGGCCGAGCTCGACGAGGTCGACCCCGGTCGCGGGCCCCTGGTGTCGCTGGCCGCCCGCCTCGGCCGGACGCGCCTGATCGACAGCCTCGTGCTGGCTCCCACCGCCGCAGATCTGAGGGACAGCAGCAGATCTTCGGGACAGAACCCGAAGATCTGCGACCCACGCGAGCCGGCTCCGGCTGACGCCGACTTGGGCTGA
- a CDS encoding nuclear transport factor 2 family protein, with protein MTTTAPAPVTRYYELVDAGDVEGLVGLFTEDATYERPGYEPMRGHAGLTAFYSGERIIESGAHTLTHAVVDGDEVAVQGRFEGRARDGRALELRFADFFRLDGERISYRTTYFYAPLA; from the coding sequence ATGACCACCACCGCCCCTGCCCCGGTCACCCGCTACTACGAGCTCGTCGACGCCGGCGACGTCGAAGGCCTGGTCGGGCTCTTCACCGAGGACGCGACCTACGAGCGGCCGGGCTACGAGCCGATGCGCGGGCACGCCGGGCTGACCGCGTTCTACTCCGGCGAGCGGATCATCGAGTCCGGGGCGCACACCCTGACCCACGCCGTCGTCGACGGTGACGAGGTGGCGGTGCAGGGGAGGTTCGAGGGTCGGGCGCGCGACGGGCGGGCGTTGGAGCTGCGGTTCGCCGACTTCTTCCGTCTCGACGGCGAACGGATCTCCTACCGCACCACGTACTTCTACGCCCCGCTCGCCTGA